The Pseudomonas eucalypticola genome has a window encoding:
- the exbD gene encoding TonB system transport protein ExbD gives MGLHLNEGGDDLAENHEINVTPFIDVMLVLLIIFMVAAPLATVDIKVDLPASTAKPAPRPEKPLFLSVKADQSLYLGDDKVDRAQLGPVLDAKTKGKKDTTIFFQADKSVDYGDLMEVMNALRAAGYLKVGLVGLETVGKK, from the coding sequence ATGGGTCTGCACCTCAACGAAGGTGGCGACGACCTCGCCGAGAACCACGAAATCAACGTCACGCCGTTCATCGACGTGATGCTGGTGCTGCTGATCATCTTCATGGTCGCAGCACCGCTGGCCACGGTGGATATCAAGGTCGACCTGCCCGCCTCTACCGCGAAACCTGCCCCCAGGCCGGAGAAACCGTTGTTCCTCAGCGTCAAGGCCGACCAGAGCCTTTACCTGGGTGACGACAAGGTGGACCGCGCTCAGCTGGGCCCGGTACTGGACGCCAAGACCAAAGGCAAGAAAGACACCACCATCTTCTTCCAGGCCGACAAGAGCGTCGACTATGGCGACCTGATGGAAGTGATGAACGCTCTGCGGGCCGCCGGTTACCTGAAAGTCGGCCTGGTGGGCCTTGAGACGGTAGGGAAGAAATGA
- a CDS encoding energy transducer TonB yields MITARQKLTRYGGSLAVVLGVHALAIALALNWHSPPPPEMPPQAMMVELAPVPEPAPPPPPKVVTPPTPPTPVEELPLPKLAEAPKPTIAIPKQEKPKPKPKPQPPKPEKKPEPPQETPPSEKVVDTAPAKESAPKAPVAQPQLPSNSNALPNWQGDLLRHLAKFKRYPEDARRRGLQGVNRLRFVVDGEGKVLSFELAGGSGSAALDRATLEMIRRAQPLPPPPKELLNNGSLEVVAPFVYSLDKR; encoded by the coding sequence ATGATCACAGCGCGCCAAAAGCTGACGCGTTATGGCGGTAGCCTGGCAGTGGTGCTGGGGGTCCATGCCCTGGCCATCGCCTTGGCGCTCAACTGGCATTCGCCGCCACCGCCGGAAATGCCGCCGCAGGCGATGATGGTGGAACTGGCGCCGGTACCGGAGCCAGCACCGCCACCGCCGCCAAAGGTAGTCACGCCACCGACGCCACCCACACCGGTTGAAGAACTGCCGCTGCCGAAACTGGCCGAGGCACCAAAACCAACCATCGCGATTCCCAAGCAGGAAAAGCCCAAACCCAAGCCCAAGCCACAGCCGCCCAAGCCTGAGAAGAAGCCGGAACCGCCGCAGGAAACGCCACCGTCGGAAAAAGTCGTCGACACCGCACCCGCGAAGGAATCGGCACCCAAGGCACCGGTCGCGCAGCCTCAGTTGCCGTCCAACAGCAATGCCCTGCCCAACTGGCAAGGTGACCTGCTGCGCCACCTGGCCAAGTTCAAGCGCTACCCCGAGGACGCGCGTCGCCGTGGCCTGCAGGGTGTGAACCGTCTGCGTTTCGTGGTGGATGGCGAGGGCAAGGTGCTGTCGTTCGAGCTGGCGGGTGGCTCCGGTAGCGCGGCGCTGGATCGTGCCACACTGGAAATGATCCGCCGGGCACAGCCGTTGCCGCCACCGCCCAAGGAACTGCTGAACAACGGCAGCCTGGAAGTGGTCGCACCGTTCGTCTACTCGCTGGACAAAAGATGA
- a CDS encoding hydrogen peroxide-inducible genes activator, producing the protein MTLTELRYIVTLAQEQHFGHAAERCHVSQPTLSVGVKKLEDELGVLIFERSKSAVRLTPVGEGIVAQAQKVLEQAQGIRELAQAGKNQLTAPLKVGAIYTVGPYLFPHLIPQLHRVAPQMPLYIEENFTHILRDKLRNGELDAVIIALPFNEADVLTLPLYDEPFYVLMPAGHPWTHKETIDASLLNDKSLLLLGEGHCFRDQVLEACPTLVKGTEGAKHTTVESSSLETIRHMVASGLGVSILPLSAVHSHHYAPGVIDVRPLTPPSPFRTVAIAWRASFPRPKAIEILADSIRLCSVAKPTPLSKVAT; encoded by the coding sequence ATGACTCTCACAGAATTGCGCTACATCGTCACCCTCGCCCAGGAGCAGCATTTTGGCCATGCCGCCGAGCGCTGCCACGTCAGCCAACCGACCTTGTCGGTGGGGGTCAAGAAACTCGAAGATGAACTGGGTGTGCTGATTTTCGAGCGCAGCAAGAGTGCCGTGCGCCTCACCCCGGTAGGCGAAGGCATCGTCGCCCAGGCGCAAAAGGTGCTGGAACAGGCCCAGGGCATTCGTGAGCTGGCCCAGGCCGGCAAGAACCAACTGACCGCGCCCCTGAAAGTCGGTGCCATCTACACCGTCGGCCCTTATCTGTTCCCCCACCTCATTCCGCAACTGCACCGGGTGGCACCGCAGATGCCGTTGTACATCGAGGAAAATTTCACTCACATCCTGCGCGACAAGCTGCGCAATGGCGAACTGGACGCAGTGATCATCGCCCTGCCGTTCAACGAGGCCGATGTACTGACGTTGCCGCTGTACGACGAGCCGTTCTACGTGCTGATGCCCGCCGGCCACCCCTGGACGCACAAGGAAACCATCGACGCCTCGCTGCTCAACGACAAGAGCCTGTTGCTGCTGGGCGAAGGCCATTGTTTCCGCGACCAGGTGCTCGAAGCCTGCCCGACGCTGGTCAAGGGTACCGAAGGCGCCAAGCACACCACCGTGGAGTCGAGTTCGCTGGAAACCATCCGCCACATGGTCGCTTCGGGCCTGGGCGTGTCTATCCTGCCGTTGTCAGCAGTGCACAGCCATCATTACGCCCCCGGCGTGATCGACGTGCGGCCCCTGACGCCACCCTCCCCGTTCCGCACCGTGGCCATTGCCTGGCGCGCCAGCTTCCCGCGGCCCAAGGCCATCGAGATCCTGGCCGACTCCATCCGCCTGTGCTCCGTGGCCAAGCCCACCCCCTTGAGTAAAGTGGCGACATGA